One Actinomyces marmotae DNA window includes the following coding sequences:
- the hpf gene encoding ribosome hibernation-promoting factor, HPF/YfiA family, whose amino-acid sequence MDITVVGRNAEISPRLREYIEEKATKVEQFDPRVQRVEVEVTHERNPRQADTAERVEITVISKGPVIRAEASSSDRFAAFDIAMGKLTERLRRARDRKKDHHRGDAIPAPKDLPVAEEAPAVADEAEKADEAPKVPTEKGVAVESQLGDSPVIVRQKLHDATPMTVEEALDHMELVGHPFYVFIEKSTRQPCAVYHRHGWTYGVIRLDAQVL is encoded by the coding sequence ATGGACATCACCGTCGTCGGCCGCAACGCTGAGATCAGCCCCCGCCTGCGCGAATACATCGAGGAGAAGGCCACCAAGGTCGAGCAGTTCGATCCCCGCGTCCAGCGCGTCGAGGTCGAGGTCACCCACGAGCGCAACCCGCGCCAGGCGGACACCGCCGAGCGCGTGGAGATCACCGTCATCTCCAAGGGCCCGGTTATCCGCGCCGAGGCCAGCTCCTCCGACCGATTCGCCGCCTTCGACATCGCCATGGGGAAGCTGACCGAGAGGCTGCGCCGCGCCCGCGACCGCAAGAAGGACCACCACCGCGGAGACGCGATCCCGGCCCCCAAGGACCTCCCCGTGGCAGAGGAGGCGCCCGCGGTCGCCGATGAGGCCGAGAAGGCCGACGAGGCCCCGAAGGTGCCCACAGAGAAGGGCGTCGCCGTCGAGTCCCAGCTGGGGGACTCCCCCGTCATCGTGCGCCAGAAGCTCCACGATGCCACGCCGATGACCGTCGAGGAGGCCCTGGACCACATGGAACTCGTCGGTCACCCGTTCTACGTGTTCATTGAGAAGTCCACCAGGCAGCCCTGCGCGGTCTACCACCGCCACGGCTGGACCTACGGCGTCATCCGCCTCGACGCCCAGGTGCTCTAA
- a CDS encoding ComF family protein, whose product MTSLPRPAPAGSPRPGPPAWLAALPAALGLALPKSCAGCGRWETALCPGCAALLDAPLTEVTGAPAAEELRVHAVLAYAGPGRALILNWKNGAREDLAPVMAAVGARAGEQWAALAQWPGGGPGAGAPARLIVVPAPSGIARRARGRLVAAALADAVAQGIARAPAPPPGGAGSPGPLIVSADILRRENGRAFRGAHQAGLSAAQRRRNRQAPPRVLADASGWDALIVDDVVTTGSTLRSCATALRGAGARPLGALVLAATPPPARATARLPGPVGPPGGAGRRGRTAAKRL is encoded by the coding sequence ATGACATCACTGCCACGACCGGCGCCAGCGGGATCGCCGCGCCCAGGGCCGCCGGCGTGGCTCGCCGCCCTCCCGGCGGCCCTGGGCCTCGCGCTGCCCAAGTCTTGCGCGGGCTGCGGCCGCTGGGAGACGGCGCTGTGCCCCGGCTGCGCCGCGCTCCTGGACGCTCCCCTGACCGAGGTCACGGGCGCGCCGGCGGCGGAGGAGCTGCGCGTCCACGCCGTCCTGGCCTACGCCGGCCCCGGCCGCGCCCTCATCCTGAATTGGAAGAACGGGGCCCGGGAGGACCTGGCACCGGTGATGGCCGCCGTCGGGGCCCGCGCGGGCGAGCAGTGGGCCGCGCTCGCCCAGTGGCCCGGTGGCGGGCCCGGCGCCGGGGCTCCCGCGCGGCTCATCGTGGTCCCCGCCCCCTCCGGGATCGCGCGCCGGGCGCGCGGCAGGCTCGTGGCGGCGGCCCTGGCGGACGCCGTCGCGCAGGGGATCGCGCGGGCGCCGGCGCCCCCTCCTGGCGGGGCGGGCAGCCCCGGCCCGCTCATCGTCAGCGCGGACATCCTGCGGCGGGAGAACGGCCGCGCCTTCCGCGGCGCGCACCAGGCCGGCCTGTCGGCCGCGCAGCGCCGCCGCAACCGCCAAGCCCCTCCCCGGGTCCTCGCGGATGCCAGCGGCTGGGACGCGCTCATCGTCGACGACGTCGTGACCACGGGCTCGACGCTGCGCTCCTGCGCGACGGCACTAAGAGGCGCCGGGGCCCGGCCCCTCGGGGCCCTCGTCCTGGCGGCGACGCCGCCCCCGGCCCGCGCCACCGCGCGGCTCCCCGGCCCCGTGGGGCCGCCGGGCGGAGCCGGGCGAAGGGGGCGCACAGCCGCGAAGAGGCTCTGA
- the secA gene encoding preprotein translocase subunit SecA: MSIVDRILRIGEGRTLKRLDALATQVEALADAYSEFTDEELREATDELKKRYDEGETLDELLPEAFATVAEAAERVLGMRPYHVQLMGGAALHLGNIAEMKTGEGKTLVATLPSYLRALTGEGVHVVTVNDYLAEYQSDLMGRIHRFLGLTTGCILTGQTPAERRKQYACDITYGTNNEFGFDYLRDNMAQRPEDLVQRGHAFVIVDEVDSILIDEARTPLIISGPATGDVNKWYKEFATIAERLSPGKDYEVDEKKRTVGVLARGIERVEDYLGIDNLYESENTPLIGFLNNSIRAKELFHRDKDYIVRDGEVLIVDEHTGRVLPGRRYNEGMHQAIEAKERVEIKAENQTLATITLQNYFRLYPEGSRCGMTGTAETEAAEFAGTYKIGVVPIPTNKPMIRIDQPDLVYTNVKAKLMAVVDDIEERHEVGQPVLVGTTSVEKSEQLSTMLTERGIAHEVLNAKQHAREAAVVALAGRKGAVTVATNMAGRGTDIMLGGNAEHIAVAALKETGLDPEEDSEEYEKAWPAALAAAKEACSAEHDEVVELGGLYVLGTERHESRRIDNQLRGRSGRQGDPGESRFYLSMEDDLMRMFASGAAQRIMASGAYPDDVPLESKMVSRAIASAQRQVESRNYEIRKNVLKYDDVMTEQREKVYDERRRVLDGEDLEPQMANFRSQAVETIVGAHTAEGRPDEWDLDALWNDLGHLYPVGLTAEEVEDAVGGIDRLTPERLATELTEDAAVAYEDAESQMEGNVLARAQLGDEPMRTLERRVLLAVVDKRWREHLYEMDYLKEGIGLRAMAQRDPLVEYANEGAHMFKAMMEGIREETVEQVFANATRFKAAAERAEADGTADAARMVAAADATAAAARQRGTVMGDMGQEAMSQRMSYSGPAEDGEATSALGGGSPAAGEAPSASDDDDAPQGANRAERRAAKKKRKRH; encoded by the coding sequence GTGTCGATCGTCGACCGGATCCTTCGCATCGGCGAGGGACGAACCCTCAAGAGGCTCGACGCCCTCGCAACCCAGGTGGAGGCGCTCGCCGACGCCTACAGCGAGTTCACCGACGAGGAACTCCGCGAAGCCACTGACGAGCTCAAGAAGCGCTACGACGAGGGCGAGACCCTCGACGAGCTCCTGCCCGAGGCCTTCGCCACGGTCGCCGAGGCCGCTGAGCGAGTACTGGGCATGCGCCCCTACCACGTCCAGCTCATGGGCGGCGCGGCGCTGCACCTGGGCAACATCGCCGAGATGAAGACCGGTGAGGGCAAGACCCTCGTCGCCACCCTGCCCTCCTACCTGCGCGCGCTGACCGGCGAGGGCGTGCACGTCGTCACCGTCAACGACTATCTCGCCGAGTACCAGTCCGACCTCATGGGCCGCATCCACCGCTTCCTCGGGTTGACCACCGGATGCATCCTGACCGGCCAGACCCCCGCCGAGCGTCGCAAGCAGTACGCCTGCGACATCACCTACGGCACCAACAACGAGTTCGGATTCGACTACCTGCGGGACAATATGGCCCAGCGCCCCGAGGACCTCGTCCAGCGCGGGCACGCCTTCGTCATCGTCGATGAGGTCGACTCCATCCTCATCGACGAGGCCCGCACCCCGCTCATCATCTCCGGGCCCGCCACCGGGGATGTCAACAAGTGGTACAAGGAGTTCGCCACCATCGCCGAGCGCTTGAGCCCGGGCAAGGACTACGAGGTCGACGAGAAGAAGCGCACCGTGGGCGTCCTGGCCCGCGGCATCGAGCGCGTCGAGGACTACCTGGGTATCGACAATCTCTACGAGTCTGAGAACACCCCCCTCATCGGCTTCCTCAACAACTCCATCCGCGCCAAGGAGCTCTTCCACCGGGACAAGGACTACATCGTGCGCGACGGCGAGGTCCTCATCGTCGACGAGCACACCGGTCGTGTCCTGCCCGGGCGCCGCTACAACGAGGGAATGCACCAGGCCATCGAGGCCAAGGAGCGCGTGGAGATCAAGGCCGAGAACCAGACCCTAGCCACCATCACCCTGCAGAACTACTTCCGCCTCTACCCCGAGGGCTCGCGCTGCGGCATGACCGGCACCGCGGAGACCGAGGCCGCCGAGTTCGCCGGCACTTACAAGATCGGTGTCGTCCCGATCCCCACGAACAAGCCGATGATCCGCATCGACCAGCCGGATCTCGTCTACACCAACGTCAAGGCCAAGCTCATGGCCGTCGTCGACGACATCGAGGAGCGCCACGAGGTCGGCCAGCCCGTCCTGGTGGGCACCACGAGCGTGGAGAAGTCCGAGCAGCTCTCCACCATGCTCACCGAGCGCGGCATCGCCCACGAGGTGCTCAACGCCAAGCAGCACGCCCGAGAGGCCGCCGTCGTGGCGCTCGCCGGGCGCAAGGGCGCCGTCACCGTGGCCACCAACATGGCCGGCCGCGGCACCGACATCATGCTGGGCGGCAACGCCGAGCACATCGCCGTGGCCGCCCTCAAGGAGACGGGCCTCGACCCGGAGGAGGACTCCGAGGAGTACGAGAAGGCCTGGCCCGCCGCCCTGGCGGCCGCCAAGGAGGCCTGCTCGGCGGAGCACGACGAAGTCGTCGAGCTCGGCGGCCTCTACGTCCTGGGCACCGAGCGCCACGAGTCCCGACGCATCGACAACCAGCTGCGGGGCCGATCGGGCCGCCAGGGGGACCCCGGCGAGTCCCGCTTCTACCTGTCCATGGAGGACGACCTCATGCGCATGTTCGCCTCCGGCGCGGCCCAGCGCATCATGGCCTCGGGCGCCTATCCCGACGACGTCCCCCTGGAGTCCAAGATGGTCTCGCGCGCCATCGCCTCGGCGCAGCGCCAGGTGGAGTCCCGCAACTACGAGATCCGCAAGAACGTCCTCAAGTACGACGACGTCATGACCGAGCAGCGCGAGAAGGTCTACGACGAGCGCCGCCGCGTGCTCGACGGCGAGGACCTCGAGCCGCAGATGGCCAACTTCCGCTCCCAGGCGGTGGAGACCATCGTGGGCGCTCACACCGCCGAGGGGCGCCCCGACGAGTGGGACCTGGACGCCCTGTGGAACGACCTGGGCCACCTCTACCCGGTGGGCCTGACCGCCGAGGAGGTCGAGGACGCCGTGGGTGGCATCGACCGCCTCACCCCTGAGCGCCTGGCCACCGAGCTCACCGAGGACGCCGCCGTCGCCTACGAGGACGCCGAGTCCCAGATGGAGGGCAACGTCCTGGCCCGCGCCCAGCTCGGCGACGAACCCATGCGCACCCTGGAGCGCAGGGTCCTGCTCGCCGTCGTCGACAAGCGCTGGCGCGAGCACCTCTACGAGATGGACTACCTCAAGGAGGGCATCGGCCTGCGAGCCATGGCCCAGAGGGACCCGCTCGTCGAGTACGCCAACGAGGGCGCCCACATGTTCAAGGCGATGATGGAGGGCATCCGCGAGGAGACGGTCGAGCAGGTCTTCGCCAACGCCACCCGCTTCAAGGCCGCCGCCGAGCGCGCCGAGGCCGACGGCACGGCCGACGCCGCCCGCATGGTGGCCGCCGCTGACGCCACCGCCGCCGCGGCCCGCCAGCGCGGCACCGTCATGGGGGACATGGGGCAGGAGGCCATGAGCCAGCGGATGTCCTACTCCGGACCCGCTGAGGACGGCGAGGCTACCTCCGCCCTGGGCGGCGGTAGCCCCGCGGCCGGGGAGGCCCCCTCCGCGAGCGACGACGACGATGCCCCCCAGGGCGCCAACCGCGCCGAGCGCCGCGCCGCCAAGAAGAAGCGCAAGCGCCACTGA
- a CDS encoding Rv3235 family protein — MSALLEAPAPSLELRQTQALASTLAPARAARRIVSGAQRAPLPSPAHSASNAPSPSRSASEDDASTEASRAARVLITAAVEVLLGLRAPNQLDRWTEPDLMDALMRRAGLAQRRSGEARRRGPVVRSVHTQPTANGDCEATVLLECGDRVRAAAARLIPRREKWVLASLEVI; from the coding sequence ATGAGCGCCCTCCTCGAAGCCCCCGCCCCGTCCCTCGAATTGCGCCAGACCCAGGCCCTGGCCTCCACGCTCGCACCCGCGAGGGCGGCGCGCCGCATCGTGAGCGGCGCGCAGAGGGCGCCCCTCCCCTCACCGGCCCACTCGGCCAGCAACGCCCCATCGCCCTCCCGGTCGGCGAGCGAGGATGACGCGAGCACCGAGGCCTCCCGCGCGGCCCGCGTCCTGATCACCGCGGCCGTCGAAGTGCTCCTCGGCCTGCGCGCGCCGAACCAACTCGACCGCTGGACGGAGCCGGACCTCATGGACGCCCTCATGCGCCGCGCGGGGCTCGCCCAGCGCCGTTCGGGCGAGGCCCGCAGGCGCGGGCCCGTCGTCCGCTCCGTTCACACTCAGCCCACCGCCAACGGGGACTGCGAGGCCACGGTGCTCCTCGAATGCGGGGACCGGGTCCGGGCGGCGGCCGCCCGCCTCATCCCGCGCCGGGAGAAGTGGGTGCTGGCGAGCCTGGAGGTCATCTGA
- a CDS encoding LysM peptidoglycan-binding domain-containing protein, which produces MTVARRLLLMAAVSAAATVALALASADAVGVLVRADPSRWGRAELSAALVAALGGLGSLGAAWHLLSAAVAIAATRTPRGGPARSAVERWGAPLVRRIAVGALLAGAAAAPAVAAEPPGPEAPYLGWRPTSSQTGPTAAPASSGSPVTGPSAPSSAPSLEEGPAPTSAPPAPAPPSGGTATGVEEPAGSGDGERGTGSPGPREGSANSTPDAGSAPSAGTGQEAALVVEPGQSLWSISAARLGPQASAADIARAWPLLYRANEGAIGSEPGLIHPGQRLTVPEGLTPPAQD; this is translated from the coding sequence ATGACCGTCGCACGCCGCCTCCTTCTCATGGCCGCCGTGAGCGCCGCTGCCACCGTGGCTCTCGCCCTGGCCAGTGCGGACGCCGTGGGTGTCCTGGTGCGCGCCGATCCCTCCCGGTGGGGTCGCGCCGAACTCAGCGCGGCCCTGGTGGCGGCCCTGGGCGGCCTCGGATCGCTCGGAGCTGCCTGGCACCTGCTCTCCGCGGCGGTGGCGATCGCCGCGACCCGGACGCCCCGGGGCGGCCCCGCCCGCTCCGCCGTGGAGCGCTGGGGCGCGCCCCTGGTCCGCAGGATCGCCGTCGGCGCGCTGCTGGCCGGTGCGGCGGCCGCGCCGGCGGTGGCAGCGGAACCGCCCGGCCCGGAGGCGCCGTATCTGGGATGGCGGCCCACAAGCAGCCAGACCGGGCCCACGGCGGCCCCGGCGTCCTCGGGCTCGCCCGTGACGGGCCCGTCAGCGCCATCGTCCGCACCCAGCCTGGAAGAGGGCCCGGCGCCCACGTCGGCACCGCCCGCCCCGGCGCCGCCCAGCGGGGGCACCGCCACCGGCGTCGAGGAGCCGGCGGGCAGCGGTGACGGCGAGCGGGGGACCGGCAGTCCGGGGCCCCGGGAGGGATCCGCCAATTCCACGCCGGACGCGGGCAGTGCTCCTTCGGCCGGGACCGGTCAGGAGGCCGCGCTCGTCGTCGAGCCCGGGCAGAGCCTGTGGTCGATCAGCGCCGCAAGACTCGGGCCCCAGGCCTCCGCGGCGGACATCGCCCGGGCCTGGCCCCTCCTCTACCGGGCCAATGAGGGGGCCATCGGCTCCGAGCCCGGCCTCATCCACCCCGGCCAGAGGCTCACCGTCCCCGAGGGCCTCACTCCCCCGGCGCAGGACTAA
- a CDS encoding Fis family transcriptional regulator encodes MDGGAGWSRMLDDLENRFDAERRAQVAAQGVESAAAEAALIRLVDRLRGRVGQQVRLRTRGGNDVDGILTQMGDGIALIDEPDGLQAVVPLPSIAVVVGLAAAAPEPRRPSRATLATVLRELGRRGSRTRLLMPQGDVVGRIARVGADHVDILGAVAERRTRISVAFDAIDLVRSG; translated from the coding sequence ATGGATGGAGGCGCGGGCTGGAGCCGGATGCTGGATGACCTGGAGAACCGCTTCGACGCCGAGCGGCGGGCACAGGTCGCCGCCCAGGGCGTCGAGAGCGCCGCCGCCGAGGCCGCGCTCATCCGCCTCGTCGATCGGCTCCGAGGCCGCGTCGGCCAGCAGGTCCGGCTGCGCACCCGTGGCGGCAACGATGTCGACGGCATTCTGACCCAGATGGGGGATGGGATCGCGCTCATCGACGAGCCCGACGGCCTTCAGGCCGTCGTTCCGCTCCCCTCGATCGCGGTGGTGGTCGGGCTCGCGGCGGCGGCCCCGGAACCGCGGCGCCCCTCGCGCGCGACCCTGGCCACCGTGCTGCGTGAGCTGGGGCGCAGGGGCTCGCGGACCCGCCTGCTCATGCCCCAGGGCGACGTCGTGGGGCGGATCGCGCGCGTCGGCGCCGACCATGTCGACATCCTGGGGGCCGTCGCGGAGCGGCGGACCAGGATCAGCGTCGCCTTCGACGCGATCGACCTGGTCCGGAGCGGGTAG
- a CDS encoding helix-turn-helix domain-containing protein — MPRRFLTIADVADQLQLSAQGVRALIQSGDLPAIQVGARHLWRIEEAALDEYIDRQLDATREMIASGRVTSGS, encoded by the coding sequence ATGCCCAGACGCTTCTTGACCATCGCTGATGTGGCCGACCAGCTCCAGCTCTCGGCGCAGGGCGTGCGCGCGCTCATCCAGTCCGGCGATCTGCCCGCCATCCAGGTCGGCGCCCGGCACCTGTGGCGGATCGAGGAGGCGGCGCTGGATGAGTACATCGACCGCCAGCTCGACGCGACCCGGGAGATGATCGCCTCCGGCCGGGTGACGAGCGGGTCCTGA
- a CDS encoding DUF6912 family protein: protein MRIYLPATAADLAADPITARRAHAATDSLAAALPDEDEEGLEVSASLCAADASVLLLSEPGASGLADRRVVIAADVDSPRELAPSDDVLPGTVELGADVPWDDVAAILIDEPRAEADVRAARTGDEEAFERAAEADLLWYDVSERPALALELGV from the coding sequence ATGCGCATCTACCTGCCCGCCACGGCCGCCGACCTCGCCGCTGATCCCATCACCGCCCGCCGGGCCCATGCCGCGACGGATTCCCTGGCCGCCGCCCTGCCCGATGAGGACGAGGAGGGCCTGGAGGTCTCGGCGAGCCTGTGCGCCGCCGACGCCTCCGTCCTGCTGCTCTCCGAGCCGGGCGCCAGCGGCCTGGCGGACCGCCGCGTGGTCATCGCCGCTGACGTCGATTCGCCGCGCGAGCTGGCGCCCTCCGACGATGTCCTGCCCGGCACCGTGGAGCTGGGTGCGGATGTCCCGTGGGACGACGTCGCGGCGATCCTCATCGACGAGCCGCGCGCCGAGGCCGATGTCCGGGCCGCCCGCACCGGCGACGAGGAGGCCTTCGAGCGCGCCGCCGAGGCGGACCTGCTCTGGTACGACGTCTCCGAGCGCCCCGCGCTCGCCCTGGAGCTGGGGGTCTGA
- a CDS encoding sugar ABC transporter ATP-binding protein, which yields MTDSILEMRGISKSFPGVTVLKDVTLTLRPGEVHALMGENGAGKSTLMKILMGIHAPDAGSILIDGAQERITDPSRAIALGIAMIHQELNPVLDMPVYENIFLGRELRRGGLADHSGMRRRAAALLDSMGIGIRPDALMRSLSVAQCQQVEIAKALSAGARIIIMDEPTSAITDDDVEALFAQISALKGKGVGIIYISHKMDEIFRIADRITVLRDGELIRVDDASELDEKALITAMVGRALDDAFPKRRVPIGAPVLQVSDWAVDERIAGIDLEVRAGEILGIGGLVGAGRSELVESLFGMRAHRSGRMVKDGQEIMVRRPADAIRHGIALITEDRKRTGLNLEGSVAENIVLPSLGRLFGNGMVRSRVESRLADEHASRLGIRTPSVRRRCATLSGGNQQKVVLAKWLETDPDVIILDDPTRGIDIGAKRDIYELIGDLVERGKAVILISSEMGELLGLSDRVIVLAEGRMTGALDSSQFSQEAVMELASRF from the coding sequence ATGACCGACAGCATCCTCGAGATGCGGGGGATATCGAAGTCCTTTCCCGGTGTCACCGTCCTCAAGGACGTCACGCTTACCCTGCGCCCCGGCGAGGTCCACGCCCTCATGGGTGAGAACGGCGCGGGCAAATCCACCCTCATGAAGATCCTCATGGGCATTCACGCCCCCGACGCCGGCAGCATCCTCATCGACGGCGCCCAGGAGAGGATCACCGATCCCTCCCGCGCGATCGCCCTGGGCATCGCCATGATCCACCAGGAGCTCAACCCGGTCCTCGACATGCCGGTCTACGAGAACATCTTCTTGGGCAGGGAGTTGCGCCGCGGCGGTCTCGCCGACCACTCGGGCATGCGACGCCGGGCGGCCGCGCTCCTGGACTCCATGGGGATCGGCATCCGGCCCGACGCGCTCATGCGCTCCCTGTCCGTCGCCCAGTGCCAGCAAGTGGAGATCGCCAAGGCCCTGTCCGCCGGCGCCCGGATCATCATCATGGACGAGCCCACCTCCGCCATTACGGACGACGACGTCGAGGCGCTCTTCGCCCAGATCTCCGCCCTCAAGGGCAAGGGGGTGGGCATCATCTACATCTCGCACAAGATGGACGAGATCTTTCGCATCGCCGACCGCATCACCGTTCTGCGCGACGGCGAGCTCATCCGCGTCGATGACGCCTCCGAGCTCGACGAGAAGGCGCTCATCACGGCGATGGTGGGCCGGGCCCTTGACGACGCGTTCCCCAAGCGCCGGGTCCCCATCGGCGCCCCCGTCCTCCAGGTGAGCGACTGGGCCGTCGACGAGCGGATCGCCGGGATCGACCTGGAGGTGCGCGCCGGGGAGATCCTCGGCATCGGAGGGCTCGTGGGAGCGGGCCGATCGGAGCTTGTGGAGTCCCTGTTCGGGATGCGCGCGCACCGATCGGGGCGGATGGTCAAGGACGGCCAGGAGATCATGGTCCGCCGCCCGGCCGACGCGATCCGCCACGGGATCGCCCTGATCACGGAGGACCGCAAGCGCACCGGCCTCAATCTGGAGGGCTCGGTGGCCGAGAACATAGTCCTGCCCTCGTTGGGGCGCCTCTTTGGCAACGGGATGGTGCGCTCCCGCGTGGAGTCGCGCCTCGCCGACGAGCACGCGTCCCGGCTCGGCATCAGGACGCCGTCGGTCCGGCGGCGCTGCGCCACCCTGTCGGGGGGCAACCAGCAGAAGGTCGTCCTGGCCAAATGGTTGGAGACCGACCCCGACGTCATCATCCTCGACGACCCGACCAGGGGGATCGACATCGGGGCGAAGCGCGACATCTACGAACTCATCGGCGACCTCGTCGAGCGGGGCAAGGCGGTCATCCTCATCTCCTCGGAGATGGGCGAACTGCTGGGCCTCAGCGATCGGGTCATCGTCCTGGCCGAGGGGCGGATGACCGGCGCCCTCGACTCATCCCAGTTCTCCCAGGAGGCGGTTATGGAACTCGCCTCGCGATTCTAG
- a CDS encoding ABC transporter permease, whose protein sequence is MPSAPPIPLPRRLNASLRDAGIAAVFLALVVVLWGASPDHSFLGLNNILLILVQTTINGILAMGMMYVIISGEIDLSVGSTIALSGVVAAMLAHPGDYPLVVPIVAGLAVGAVVGLLNGIGVAYGAIPSFIVTLGMMTAVRGLALLVSGGSPIYGVSSGFEAIASARIGRFPIMAIYFIVIAALAAFVLNRTVFGRRVYAVGGNPVAAEVSGVSVKRSKISVFVIAGILAGFCGVLLASRTITGSPTAGESYELDAIAAVVIGGVSMTGGRGRAAGVVIGALMIAVIANGLDILGIDSNFQKVVKGLIIVFAVLLDVKARRD, encoded by the coding sequence ATGCCCAGCGCCCCACCCATCCCCCTGCCCCGGAGGCTCAACGCCTCCCTGCGAGATGCCGGGATCGCCGCCGTGTTCCTCGCGCTCGTCGTCGTCCTGTGGGGCGCCTCGCCGGATCACAGTTTCCTCGGGCTGAACAACATCCTGCTCATCCTCGTGCAGACCACGATCAACGGGATCCTGGCCATGGGCATGATGTACGTCATCATCTCCGGGGAGATCGACCTCTCCGTGGGCTCCACGATCGCTCTGTCCGGCGTCGTGGCCGCCATGCTCGCCCACCCCGGCGACTACCCGCTCGTCGTGCCCATCGTGGCGGGCCTCGCCGTGGGGGCCGTCGTCGGCCTGCTCAACGGGATCGGGGTCGCCTACGGGGCGATCCCCTCCTTCATCGTCACGTTGGGCATGATGACGGCGGTGCGGGGCCTGGCGCTCCTCGTGTCCGGGGGCTCGCCGATCTACGGGGTGTCCTCGGGCTTCGAGGCGATCGCCTCGGCGCGCATCGGCAGGTTCCCCATCATGGCCATCTACTTCATCGTCATCGCCGCCCTCGCCGCCTTCGTCCTCAACCGCACGGTCTTCGGGCGCCGCGTCTACGCCGTTGGCGGCAATCCTGTGGCCGCCGAGGTCTCCGGCGTGAGCGTCAAGCGCTCGAAGATCTCCGTGTTCGTCATCGCCGGGATCCTGGCCGGCTTCTGCGGCGTCCTGCTCGCCTCGCGCACGATCACCGGCTCGCCCACCGCCGGCGAGTCCTACGAGCTCGACGCCATCGCCGCCGTCGTCATCGGCGGGGTCTCGATGACAGGCGGGCGCGGCCGCGCCGCAGGGGTCGTGATCGGCGCCCTCATGATCGCCGTCATCGCCAACGGCCTGGACATCCTGGGGATCGACTCGAACTTCCAGAAGGTCGTTAAAGGCCTCATCATCGTCTTCGCCGTCCTCCTGGACGTCAAGGCCCGCCGTGACTGA
- a CDS encoding sugar ABC transporter substrate-binding protein has product MSKRLVALLSSVLLVGAMLTGCTAGPTTGGSGPKIAVVMSHLSNSFTTTVAEAAKKKGAELGLRVTVFDGKKDAATQLGQIESAVAQGYDGILVEPVSQEGIAPALKAADDADIPIGTIIQQARQQERAAFYVGGDDAAAGRLEMEKAIEAIGGSGRVAVLLGPMGSDGQVQRSNGYAQVLDGSPGVELVAEQTGNWDTAEALKVTENWLSSGRDIDAIVAQNDSMAIGALKALSNAGRQDIKVFGVDATDDGIASIKSGGMVGTVSQDTAGMGALAVETLAKKMNGERVEAINFTRATWVTKENAGALSGA; this is encoded by the coding sequence ATGAGCAAGAGACTGGTGGCGCTGCTCAGCAGCGTCCTGCTGGTGGGGGCCATGCTCACCGGCTGCACGGCCGGCCCCACGACGGGAGGGTCCGGGCCCAAGATCGCGGTGGTCATGAGCCACCTGTCGAACTCCTTCACCACGACGGTCGCCGAAGCCGCCAAGAAGAAAGGGGCGGAGCTGGGCCTGCGGGTGACGGTCTTCGACGGGAAGAAGGACGCCGCCACCCAACTGGGCCAGATCGAGTCCGCCGTCGCGCAGGGCTACGACGGCATCCTCGTTGAGCCGGTCTCGCAGGAGGGGATCGCCCCCGCCCTCAAGGCGGCCGATGATGCTGACATCCCCATCGGCACGATCATCCAGCAGGCGCGGCAGCAGGAGAGGGCCGCGTTCTACGTCGGCGGGGATGACGCGGCCGCCGGGAGGTTGGAGATGGAGAAGGCGATCGAGGCGATCGGGGGATCCGGAAGGGTCGCCGTGCTGCTCGGCCCGATGGGCTCCGACGGGCAGGTGCAGCGCTCCAACGGCTACGCGCAGGTCCTGGATGGGAGCCCCGGGGTGGAGCTGGTCGCGGAGCAGACGGGGAACTGGGACACCGCCGAGGCCCTCAAGGTCACTGAGAACTGGTTGTCCTCGGGGCGGGACATCGACGCGATCGTCGCGCAGAACGACTCCATGGCCATTGGCGCCCTCAAGGCCCTGAGCAATGCCGGCCGCCAGGACATCAAGGTCTTCGGCGTGGACGCCACGGATGACGGCATCGCCTCGATCAAGTCCGGGGGCATGGTCGGCACCGTCTCCCAGGACACGGCCGGCATGGGGGCGCTGGCCGTTGAGACGCTCGCCAAGAAGATGAACGGGGAGCGGGTGGAGGCCATCAACTTCACCCGGGCGACCTGGGTGACGAAGGAGAACGCCGGCGCCTTGTCGGGCGCGTGA